The following is a genomic window from Pseudomonas sp. FP2335.
GGCGGATCACGTCCATTTCATGGGTGATCAGCACGATGGTCAGCTTCAGCTCGCGGTTGATCTCGGCCAGCAGTTGCAGGACCGAAGCGGTGGTCTGCGGGTCGAGGGCGCTGGTGGCTTCGTCGCACAACAGGATCTTGGGCTTGGTCGCCAGGGCGCGGGCGATGCCGACGCGCTGCTTCTGGCCGCCGGACAACTGCGCCGGGTATTTCTTGGCGTGGTCCGACAGGCCGACACGGGCGAGCAGTTCGGCGACGCGCAGGTCGATGTCCTTGCGCGACAATTCGCCGGCCAGGGTCAGCGGCAGTGCCACGTTGTCGGCGACGGTCTTGGATGCAAGCAGGTTGAAGTGTTGGAAGATCATCCCGACCTGCTGGCGGAAACGGCGCAGGCCGTTGGCGTCCAGCGCGGTGACTTCTTCACCATCAACCGTGATCTGACCGCCGCTGGGTTGTTCCAGGCGGTTGATCAGACGCAGAAGGGTACTTTTTCCCGCGCCTGAGTGGCCGATCAGGCCAAACACCTGGCCGTTTTCGACACGCAGGCTAGTGGGGTGCAGAGCGGGGATCTCCCTACCGGCGACGCGGTAGGTTTTATGGACGTTTTGAAACTCGATCACGTAGCGAACCTTGTGGGGCGCATGAAATAGGGATCAGCGGTTAGCCGGGCGCGCATTTTAGCCTGTCCGTCCAGCGTTTCTTAGCATTTATTTCGCAATCAACCAGTGATTTGGCAATAACGCGATCAAAGGTCATAAAAAAGGAACGGCCCAAAACCTCATCAGTCACTACTTAGGTAACGCGACTTCCCGGGTGCCGTGCCTGGGTCTGAATAAGGAGTTTTGACTGATGAGTACGAAAAAGCCCCAGAGCGAACTCGCCGGAACCGACACCCTGGACCGCAAGAACACCAACGCCAAACTAGAGGCTTTGGAAACGTTCCGCTCCGACGCCACCGGCCAAGCGCTGCGTACCAACCAGGGCGTGAAGATTTCGGACAACCAGAACAGCCTGAAGGTCGGCGCGCGCGGGCCTTCGTTGCTCGAAGACTTCATCATGCGGGAAAAGATCACGCATTTTGACCATGAGCGCATCCCTGAACGCATCGTGCATGCGCGTGGTACCGGCGCCCATGGCTATTTCCAGACCTATGAAAACCATTCGGCACTGACCAAGGCCGGTTTCCTACGCGACCCTGGCCATAAAACCCCGGTATTCCTGCGCTTTTCCACGGTGCAGGGCCCGCGCGGCTCCGGCGACACGGTTCGCGATGTGCGCGGCTTTGCCGTCAAGTTCTTCACCGAGGAAGGCAACTTCGACTTGGTGGGCAATAACATGCCGGTGTTTTTCATCCAGGATGCGATCAAGTTTCCCGACTTTGTCCACGCCGTGAAGCCCGAGCCCCATAACGAGATTCCTACAGGTGGTTCGGCTCACGATACGTTCTGGGACTTTGTGTCGCTGCAGCCGGAGTCGGCGCACATGGTGATTTGGGCAATGTCCGACCGGGCGATCCCAAAAAGCCTGCGGGCCATGCAGGGCTTTGGTGTACATACCTTTCGCTTTATCAACGCGCAGGGGCAGTCCAACTTCGTTAAGTTCCACTGGCGGCCTACGGCCGGCACCTGCTCGTTGGTCTGGGACGAAGCGCAAAAGCTCGCCGGTAAAGATACCGACTACCACCGTCGCGATCTCTGGGAAGCCATTGAGATGGGCGATTATCCCGAGTGGGAGCTGGGCGTGCAGGTGATTCCCGAGGATAAGGAGCATGCGTTCGATTTCGACATTCTCGATCCGACCAAGCTGATCCCCGAAGAATTGGTGCCGATTACTCCGTTGGGCAAAATGGTGCTGAACCGTAACCCGGACAACTTCTTTGCCGAGGTCGAGCAGGTTGCCTTCTGCCCAGGCCATATCGTGCCGGGGATCGACTTCTCCAATGATCCGCTGCTGCAGGGGCGCCTGTTTTCCTACACCGATACTCAGATCAGCCGTCTGGGTGGCCCGAATTTTCATGAGTTACCCATCAATCGCCCGGTAACGCCGCTGCATAACGGCCAGCGTGATGCCATGCACCGGACCACCATCGATAAGGGGCGTGCGGCGTACGAGCCCAACTCCATTGATGGCGGCTGGCCCAAGGAAACCCCGCCTGCGGCGCAGAACGGTGGTTTCGAGTCTTATCACGAGCGCATCGATGCCCATAAGGTGCGTGAGCGCAGCGAGTCGTTTGGCGATCATTTTTCTCAGGCGCGCCTGTTTTTCCGCAGCATGAGCAAGCATGAGCAGGAACACATCATTTCGGCCTACAGCTTTGAGCTGGGCAAGGTGGAGCGTGAATTCATTCGTGTGCGCCAGGTGAATGAGATCCTCGCCAATATCGACCTGGAACTGGCCAAGCGTGTGGCGCAGAACCTTGGCTTGCCGGTGCCGAAAACAGGTACGGTGCCGGAGCGCAAGACTTCGTTGTCACGCTCGCCGGCCTTGAGCCAGGCGAACCTGCTGTCGGGTGACATCAAAACGCGCAAGGTGGCGATCCTGGCCGCGGACGGTGTGGACGGCGCGGCAATTGCGGCGCTGAAAAAGGTGCTGAAGGAGGAAGGTGCCCATGCCAAGTTGCTCGGGCCGACCTCGGCGCCGGTGACCACGGCGGATGGCAAGAGCCTTGCGGTGGACGCATCCATGGAGGGCTTGCCGTCGGTGGCCTTTGACGCGGTGTTTGTGCCGGGCGGCGCCAAATCGGTGAAAGCCCTGAGCGAAGACGGCGTGGCGCTGCATTACCTGTTGGAGGCTTATAAGCACTTGAAGGCGATTGCAGTGGTGGGTGAGGCCAAGCAGTTGCTGGAGTTGTTGAAGCTGGAGGTGGATGCGGGATTGATCGTGGGTGGCGATGCCAAGGCGTTGAAGGCCTTTGTCGCCGCAATTGCGCAGCATCGGGTGTGGGATCGGGAGCCGAAGGCTAAGGCGATTCCGGCTTAAGTCATCTGTTGTTGGTTGGATAGCTATCGCGGGCAAGCCCACTCCCACATTTTGAGTTGTGGATACACTCAAGTGTGGGGGCGGGCTTGCCCGCGATTGCTTTATTCCGTCTTGCGCGGAATCAACACAACCTGCGCCGGGATCTTCTTCAGGATCTGCCGGTGGATCTTCAGGTCATACGCCGAATCCATGCGTTTGACCCGCTTGGTCAGCAGCGTGGCCAGCCAAGGGTAATCCTGGGTGCGCGGCACCTGGAGGCTCACGTCGCACTGATAATTCACCACGTCGGTGGCGATGGCATCGAGCTGATGACGCAACGCCTGGATGTCCGTGAGGTTCAGCGCCACGGTGGTGCTCTCGGCCGCCGGGTCGATGACCTTGGCCTGGGGCTTGGCTTCGGCGGCTTTCAGCGCGGCTTCGGCTTTATCCAGCTCGGCCTTGCGGGCGTGGCTGATGGCGCTGTTCACGCCGCCGGTCAGCGCCGGGGCCTTGGGCATCAGTGCGCGGGCGCGGCTGAGGGCAGTGGCGGCGGCGTTGACGTCACCTTTTTGCAGCACGATCTGGCTGCGCTGCAGGTAGGCTTCGGCCAATTGGCGCTGGTAGGACTCCAGCGCCGGGTCGTTGGGCGACTGCGCTTGCAGCGCCGCAAGCTGGTCTTCGGCGGTGGCCAGCTCACTGCTGGCGAGGTTTTGCTCCAGCTGCGCGATGGCCGCAGCGCGAGCGTCCGGGGCCTCGGGGGCGGCGGGCGGTGTGCTTTGACAGGCGCCCAGCAGCAAGGAAAATGCGGCAAGGAGCAGATAACGGGAGGTGAACGGCTTCATTCCTGCGACTCTCTATTTGCGCAAAAAGCGAGCAAGTCTACACCCCTCGACGGGGCAGGACAAAACTCAGCAGAAACAGCGCGGCGGCCGTGACCACAATCGACGGCCCGGCCGGCGTGTCCTTGAACCAGGACAACGCCAGGCCCCCGCATACCGCGAGCATCCCCAGCAGGCTGGCGCCAATCGCCATCTGCTCCGGTGAACGGGCATGGCGCTGGGCGGCGGCGGCGGGAATGATCAACAGCGATGTGATCAACAATACGCCGACAATCTTCATCGCGACAGCAATCACCACCGCGATCAACAACATCAGGGTCATGCGCAGGGCCGGCACGGGCAAACCTTCCACCGTGGCCAACTCTTCATGCACGGTGATCGCCAGCAGCGGCCGCCACAGGGCCAGCAGCAACACCAACACGGCCGCGCTGCCGCCGAGGATCCAGCCCAGGTCGGTGGTGCTGATGGCCAGCAGGTCGCCGAACAGGTAAGCCATCAGGTCGATGCGCACTTCGTGCATGAAACTCAGCACCACCAGCCCCAGGGACAAGGTGCTGGGCGCGAGGATGCCGAGCAGGGTGTCGGACGCCAGCGGCTGGCGCTGTTGCAGGGTCACCAGCAGCACCGCCAGCAGCAGGCAGCCGACGGTGACAGCGATGGTCGGGCTGACATCCAGCAGGAAGCCCATGGCCACGCCCAGGAGCGCGGCGTGGGACAACGTGTCGCCAAAATAGGCCATGCGCCGCCAGACGACGAACGAGCCCAGCGGGCCCGCCACCAACGCCAAAGCCAAGCCTGCCAGCAGGGCGTAAAGCAGAAAATCAGCCATGCTTGCAGCTATCTCCATGAACGTGGGTGTGAGGTGTCGCGGGGTCGTCGACGACTTCGCCATGTAAATCGTGGGCGTGGTCGTGATGGTGATGGTAGATCGCCAGGCTTTGCGCGTTCTTGCCGAACAGCTCGACGAA
Proteins encoded in this region:
- a CDS encoding methionine ABC transporter ATP-binding protein — encoded protein: MIEFQNVHKTYRVAGREIPALHPTSLRVENGQVFGLIGHSGAGKSTLLRLINRLEQPSGGQITVDGEEVTALDANGLRRFRQQVGMIFQHFNLLASKTVADNVALPLTLAGELSRKDIDLRVAELLARVGLSDHAKKYPAQLSGGQKQRVGIARALATKPKILLCDEATSALDPQTTASVLQLLAEINRELKLTIVLITHEMDVIRRVCDQVAVMDAGVIVEQGTVADVFLHPKHPTTKRFVQESEQVDENEQRDDFAHVPGRIVRLTFQGDATYAPLLGTVARETGVDYSILAGRIDRIKDIPYGQLTLAITGGDMEAAFARFVAADVHMEVLR
- the katE gene encoding catalase HPII: MSTKKPQSELAGTDTLDRKNTNAKLEALETFRSDATGQALRTNQGVKISDNQNSLKVGARGPSLLEDFIMREKITHFDHERIPERIVHARGTGAHGYFQTYENHSALTKAGFLRDPGHKTPVFLRFSTVQGPRGSGDTVRDVRGFAVKFFTEEGNFDLVGNNMPVFFIQDAIKFPDFVHAVKPEPHNEIPTGGSAHDTFWDFVSLQPESAHMVIWAMSDRAIPKSLRAMQGFGVHTFRFINAQGQSNFVKFHWRPTAGTCSLVWDEAQKLAGKDTDYHRRDLWEAIEMGDYPEWELGVQVIPEDKEHAFDFDILDPTKLIPEELVPITPLGKMVLNRNPDNFFAEVEQVAFCPGHIVPGIDFSNDPLLQGRLFSYTDTQISRLGGPNFHELPINRPVTPLHNGQRDAMHRTTIDKGRAAYEPNSIDGGWPKETPPAAQNGGFESYHERIDAHKVRERSESFGDHFSQARLFFRSMSKHEQEHIISAYSFELGKVEREFIRVRQVNEILANIDLELAKRVAQNLGLPVPKTGTVPERKTSLSRSPALSQANLLSGDIKTRKVAILAADGVDGAAIAALKKVLKEEGAHAKLLGPTSAPVTTADGKSLAVDASMEGLPSVAFDAVFVPGGAKSVKALSEDGVALHYLLEAYKHLKAIAVVGEAKQLLELLKLEVDAGLIVGGDAKALKAFVAAIAQHRVWDREPKAKAIPA
- a CDS encoding PA5502 family lipoprotein, whose product is MKPFTSRYLLLAAFSLLLGACQSTPPAAPEAPDARAAAIAQLEQNLASSELATAEDQLAALQAQSPNDPALESYQRQLAEAYLQRSQIVLQKGDVNAAATALSRARALMPKAPALTGGVNSAISHARKAELDKAEAALKAAEAKPQAKVIDPAAESTTVALNLTDIQALRHQLDAIATDVVNYQCDVSLQVPRTQDYPWLATLLTKRVKRMDSAYDLKIHRQILKKIPAQVVLIPRKTE
- the znuB gene encoding zinc ABC transporter permease subunit ZnuB, which translates into the protein MADFLLYALLAGLALALVAGPLGSFVVWRRMAYFGDTLSHAALLGVAMGFLLDVSPTIAVTVGCLLLAVLLVTLQQRQPLASDTLLGILAPSTLSLGLVVLSFMHEVRIDLMAYLFGDLLAISTTDLGWILGGSAAVLVLLLALWRPLLAITVHEELATVEGLPVPALRMTLMLLIAVVIAVAMKIVGVLLITSLLIIPAAAAQRHARSPEQMAIGASLLGMLAVCGGLALSWFKDTPAGPSIVVTAAALFLLSFVLPRRGV